The Nitrospirota bacterium DNA segment GCACGAGTTTTCTGCTAATCGTAATGATTTTAAGCATACTAATTTTCTCATTTATCCCCCAAGACTGGCCGTTTATTGAAAAATTCCTGTCGCGTGTGGTGCTTATCCCGCTGATTGCAGGGCTTTCTTATGAATTTATAAAGTTCAGTTCAAAAAAAATTGACAATCCCCTTGTCAGGATGATGACCAAACCCGGGTTATGGCTCCAGCAGTTCACTGCAAAGACGCCTGCGAACGACCAGGTGGAAGTCGCAATAGTTGCGCTTAAAGAAGTGCTGCAGATGGAAGCAGGAATTGCAGAAAGAAAAAAAGGTGAAGGCAATGCTGATTAAAAAACTTGAGGCAATTGAAAATAAATATGAAGAGCTTGCACAGCTTCTGACGGATCAGGCGGTATTTTCCGATTTCACGCAGTATCAGAAGTATTCTAAGGAGCAGGCGGAGATTGCCGGGCTTGTCAGAAAATTCAGAGAGTATAAAAAAACTCTTTCCGACATAAAAGAGTCTGAGGAAATTTTAGAGTCAGAAGGGGACAGCGAGTTGAAAGAACTCGCTGAATCAGAGCTTGTTGAGCTTAAGGAAAAGCAATCAAAGATTGAAGACGAGATGAAGCTGATGCTTATTCCCAAGGACCCGAGGGATGAGAAAAGTATTATCCTTGAAATAAGGGCGGGCGCGGGCGGGAATGAGGCTGCGCTTTTTGCCTCTGACCTTTTTAGGATGTACACTAAATACGCCGAGGGCAGACGCTGGAAGGTGGAAACCATAGACATCAGCTCAACGGGCATAGGCGGCTTAAAAGAGGTCGTTGCATCCATACAGGGCAAGGGCGCATACGGCCGGTTGAAGTATGAAAGCGGGGTACACCGCGTGCAGAGGATTCCTGTAACAGAAACTTCAGGAAGGGTTCATACGTCTACCGCTACGGTTGCAGTACTGCCTGAGGCTGAGGAAGTTGATCTGAAAATTGATGAAAAGGAATTACGGGTTGACACCTACTGCGCATCAGGCCCCGGAGGGCAGGGTGTTAACACAACATATTCTGCAGTGAGGATTGTTCATATACCGACAGGGCTGATAGTGCAATGCCAGGACAGCCGCTCTCAGATTAAAAACAGGGAAAAGGCTTTGAAGGTTTTGCGCTCAAGGCTTTATGAACTTGAAGTTGAGAGGCAGGAAAAAGAAAGGGCGCATGAAAGAAAAACCCAGGTCGGCACAGGCGACAGGAGTGAAAAAATAAGGACCTATAACTTTCCGCAGAACAGAATTACCGACCATAGGATCGGCATTACCTTGCATAAACTCGGCATGGTCATAGAGGGCGACCTTGACGAGATGGTAGACGCCCTTATAACACATTATCAGGCGGAGAGTCTGAAGGAAGTATAATGTAGTCACAGGCTTTAGCCTGCGAAAAATACGCAACCTGAAGGTTGCGGCTACAATTTTTATGAAGACGCTTGAGATATTAAACAAAGTTGCAAAAACCCTAAAAGCTGCTCAGGTGGAATCTGCGGAGAAAGAGGCGGAAGTCATTGTAAGACAGGGACTCGGCATTGACACGTCTGAGATGTATGCTAACAATCCGGCGTTAAGCGATGACAGGATAAATGCGATTGAAGAATTACTGCAAAGAAGGCTCGGCCGCGAACCGCTTCAATACATACTCGGCAGTGAAGAATTCTTAGGGCTGAAGTTAATCATCGGCCGCGGCGTTTTAATACCGAGACCTGAAACAGAACTTATGGCAGAACACGCCATAAAGACCGTAAAGAGTTATGAGTTAAGAGTTAAGAGGCAAGGTACAAAGGCACAAAGGGGCAAAGGCACAGAGAAACCTTCAACCTTAGCTGTTCTTGATTTATGCACCGGCAGCGGGTGCCTTGCCCTTGCGCTTGCAAGGGAATTCCTTGAAGCAGAGGTCTACGGCACTGACATATCTAATACTGCAATTGCATATGCAATTAAAAACGCTGAAATCAATAACATCAAAAACGCTGTTTTTTTAAAAGGCAGCCTGTTTGAACCCCTCAAAAAACTGTTCACTGTTCACTGTTCACTGTTCACTGTTGATTTGATCATTTCAAACCCCCCTTACATACGGACCGGCGATATAAAAACCCTCCAGCCTGAGGTAAAAGACTGGGAGCCTGAAATGGCCCTTGACG contains these protein-coding regions:
- the prmC gene encoding peptide chain release factor N(5)-glutamine methyltransferase, with protein sequence MKTLEILNKVAKTLKAAQVESAEKEAEVIVRQGLGIDTSEMYANNPALSDDRINAIEELLQRRLGREPLQYILGSEEFLGLKLIIGRGVLIPRPETELMAEHAIKTVKSYELRVKRQGTKAQRGKGTEKPSTLAVLDLCTGSGCLALALAREFLEAEVYGTDISNTAIAYAIKNAEINNIKNAVFLKGSLFEPLKKLFTVHCSLFTVDLIISNPPYIRTGDIKTLQPEVKDWEPEMALDGGADGLDFYRELIPASGRFLKNNGIIMLESGAGQAADVADMLKASGYEEIEITKDYAGIERIIQATWKN
- the prfA gene encoding peptide chain release factor 1 — encoded protein: MIKKLEAIENKYEELAQLLTDQAVFSDFTQYQKYSKEQAEIAGLVRKFREYKKTLSDIKESEEILESEGDSELKELAESELVELKEKQSKIEDEMKLMLIPKDPRDEKSIILEIRAGAGGNEAALFASDLFRMYTKYAEGRRWKVETIDISSTGIGGLKEVVASIQGKGAYGRLKYESGVHRVQRIPVTETSGRVHTSTATVAVLPEAEEVDLKIDEKELRVDTYCASGPGGQGVNTTYSAVRIVHIPTGLIVQCQDSRSQIKNREKALKVLRSRLYELEVERQEKERAHERKTQVGTGDRSEKIRTYNFPQNRITDHRIGITLHKLGMVIEGDLDEMVDALITHYQAESLKEV